In Candidatus Syntrophoarchaeum caldarius, the following are encoded in one genomic region:
- a CDS encoding protein containing DNA/RNA helicase, DEAD/DEAH box type, which yields MASPVSGNSKRRRRKMSFDVLCSRPETVRALKEMGIVTPTPIQKKAIPLIMSGKDVIGKSKTGSGKTAAFGVPVLEKIVPGEGLYALIVTPTRELADQISKELKKFGRYLNSSIVSVYGGVSINSQIEEISEADIVVGTPGRLLDHLRRRTLDLSQLKCFALDEADKLVEMGFIEDIKKMLDHTPKNRQILLFGATISREIDQLKKRYMNHPIVAQAELQVTEKYLKQYYYEVITNEKFSLLVHLLKKDRIERAIVFCSTRANVELVAKNLRYHGIKNGMLHGKIDQGKRLRVIENFHKGRYDFLVASPVAARGLDIKDVTHILNYDLSQDPQEYMHRIGRTARAGGSGEAITLLSPEDHMVFRNICKSHKVKVKALPQEEYPRLKFKKENRSFESRRRHNSTFKQHVKHIKA from the coding sequence GTGGCATCTCCTGTAAGTGGTAATTCCAAAAGGAGAAGAAGAAAAATGTCGTTTGATGTACTTTGTTCCAGGCCTGAGACTGTCAGAGCACTGAAGGAGATGGGTATAGTAACTCCCACGCCGATTCAGAAAAAAGCAATTCCTCTAATTATGTCTGGAAAAGACGTGATAGGGAAATCGAAGACCGGATCCGGAAAAACTGCAGCGTTTGGCGTACCTGTGCTTGAAAAAATAGTTCCCGGAGAAGGACTTTACGCTTTAATCGTAACGCCAACGCGAGAACTTGCAGATCAAATATCGAAGGAATTGAAGAAGTTTGGCAGATATTTGAATTCTTCGATCGTCAGTGTTTATGGGGGAGTATCAATTAACTCCCAGATAGAAGAGATTTCTGAGGCAGATATTGTTGTGGGTACACCGGGTCGTTTGCTCGACCATCTTCGAAGGAGAACGCTTGATCTATCACAACTCAAATGTTTCGCTCTCGATGAAGCTGATAAGCTGGTCGAGATGGGATTTATCGAAGATATAAAAAAGATGCTGGATCATACGCCAAAAAATCGCCAGATTCTTTTGTTCGGTGCAACCATCTCCAGAGAGATAGATCAACTTAAAAAACGATACATGAACCATCCGATCGTTGCTCAGGCAGAACTGCAGGTTACAGAAAAATATCTTAAGCAATATTACTATGAGGTTATCACAAATGAAAAATTTTCACTGCTCGTCCATCTACTTAAGAAGGACAGAATAGAACGGGCAATTGTCTTCTGTTCAACACGAGCAAATGTCGAACTGGTTGCAAAAAACCTTCGCTATCATGGAATAAAAAACGGGATGCTGCACGGCAAGATCGATCAGGGAAAGCGTCTTCGTGTAATCGAGAACTTTCACAAGGGCAGGTACGACTTTCTTGTTGCTTCACCGGTTGCAGCCAGAGGTCTGGATATCAAAGATGTCACGCATATTTTAAACTACGACCTATCACAGGATCCACAGGAGTATATGCACCGCATCGGGCGAACCGCAAGAGCAGGTGGGTCAGGCGAGGCGATCACACTCTTAAGTCCAGAGGATCACATGGTCTTTCGTAATATATGCAAATCGCATAAAGTCAAGGTCAAAGCTCTACCACAGGAGGAATATCCCAGGTTAAAATTCAAAAAGGAAAACAGGTCTTTTGAAAGTCGCAGACGCCACAACTCCACTTTTAAACAGCACGTTAAACACATTAAAGCTTAA
- a CDS encoding AsnC family transcriptional regulator, with protein MIGLKTAIICHNYSKILERGEKRSMVTDETSKIILSRLAANARVSMSELAKELGCSVSTIHKRIKQLEDSGIIEQFTIITNSELTGEITAFIGIVIENGDVMGVVDELKKRPDILEIYETLEPYDIFLKVRTTDIHTLKNELINPISEIDGVVEIRSILTTRRHKEQTTKIGMNVKEDLRSLNV; from the coding sequence TTGATTGGGCTTAAAACAGCAATAATTTGCCACAACTATAGTAAAATTTTAGAGAGGGGAGAGAAGAGGTCAATGGTGACTGATGAGACATCAAAGATCATTCTAAGCAGGCTTGCAGCAAATGCAAGGGTCAGCATGAGCGAACTTGCAAAAGAACTCGGCTGTTCAGTTTCAACGATCCACAAGCGCATAAAACAGCTTGAAGATAGCGGTATCATCGAACAGTTTACGATAATAACAAACAGCGAGCTTACAGGAGAAATAACGGCATTTATAGGTATCGTGATCGAGAATGGTGATGTGATGGGGGTGGTGGATGAACTAAAAAAAAGACCGGATATTCTCGAGATTTATGAGACGCTTGAACCATACGATATCTTCCTGAAAGTGAGAACCACCGATATCCATACGCTTAAGAACGAACTCATAAATCCGATTTCAGAGATCGATGGTGTTGTTGAGATCAGAAGCATATTAACAACTCGCCGACACAAGGAACAAACCACAAAGATTGGCATGAATGTAAAAGAGGATCTGAGGAGTTTAAATGTATGA
- a CDS encoding membrane protein, with protein MMLDILEQMNGLITATIFLIGGALIIFIYDAYKQTQNKNLLALALGLFILIIAGNIPSLVYLFASDRIELIEALTISQYTQMAGIIVILYSALRA; from the coding sequence ATGATGCTTGATATCTTGGAGCAGATGAACGGGCTTATCACAGCAACGATTTTCCTGATAGGTGGAGCACTGATCATCTTTATTTACGATGCGTATAAGCAAACACAGAATAAAAATCTTCTGGCTCTCGCACTCGGGCTTTTCATCCTGATAATTGCAGGCAATATCCCCTCGCTCGTGTATCTCTTTGCATCGGATAGAATAGAGCTGATCGAAGCGCTAACAATCTCTCAATACACACAGATGGCTGGTATCATTGTAATACTCTACTCTGCACTTAGAGCGTAG
- a CDS encoding DNA-directed RNA polymerase, subunit L, producing MKDIELKVLREGAGELELEFVGEGHTFMNLLKSSLLEDPDVLVATYDIKFPTISNPIMYIRTKEGDRGPRTILKDAVDRIISKFDELTEAMVGVLV from the coding sequence ATGAAGGATATCGAGCTTAAAGTTCTGCGAGAGGGGGCAGGAGAACTTGAACTTGAGTTTGTAGGCGAGGGGCATACATTTATGAATCTCCTGAAATCGTCCCTGCTTGAAGATCCAGATGTGCTTGTTGCAACCTATGATATCAAGTTCCCGACGATCAGTAACCCCATAATGTACATCAGGACAAAAGAAGGAGATCGTGGACCCCGTACAATCCTGAAGGATGCAGTGGATCGGATCATCTCAAAGTTCGACGAACTCACAGAAGCGATGGTTGGAGTTCTTGTCTGA
- a CDS encoding RNA-binding protein produces the protein MVDGEGVAATEPKAERAKTVLPGDIIGISEEYTTGEGAFDEKGNIYATIVGTVVEDPKKRVIGVKPLCDAPPVIKRGDIVYGTVSGIKSSVVLVDLAFIEGSENREIAGDIMAAIHVSNVKKSYVSDLKHEFGYQDIIKGRILDPATLRIDTTHPRHGVIKAFCSKCKVGMIRKNKVLECPECERTETRKISSDYGKGLV, from the coding sequence ATGGTAGATGGAGAAGGCGTGGCTGCGACTGAACCAAAAGCAGAAAGGGCAAAGACCGTATTGCCAGGTGATATTATCGGTATATCTGAGGAGTACACCACAGGAGAAGGAGCTTTTGATGAGAAGGGTAATATATATGCGACCATTGTTGGTACGGTCGTTGAAGACCCAAAGAAACGGGTTATCGGTGTAAAACCACTGTGTGATGCACCACCAGTTATTAAGCGCGGGGACATCGTCTATGGAACCGTTTCAGGGATCAAGAGTTCTGTTGTGCTTGTTGACCTCGCTTTCATCGAGGGGTCTGAAAATCGGGAGATTGCCGGTGATATAATGGCTGCAATCCACGTCTCAAATGTAAAAAAATCCTACGTCTCAGATCTGAAGCATGAGTTTGGATATCAGGATATTATAAAAGGGCGTATACTTGATCCTGCGACGTTGAGGATTGATACAACTCATCCTCGCCACGGCGTTATCAAAGCATTCTGTTCAAAGTGCAAGGTTGGAATGATACGCAAGAATAAGGTGCTTGAGTGTCCAGAATGTGAGCGAACCGAGACCCGAAAGATATCGAGTGACTATGGGAAAGGTCTTGTATGA
- a CDS encoding radical SAM domain-containing protein, producing the protein MIIYPPDLNKAFDGQRSKYATKPKYTIRSDGNNMSRRGPLERYFEIVRGKRDAAYLMTKQTIMEDGRTLLDHKLAAAETMMESCHLCERRCNADRRSGEVGYCGVDAVSRIASEFLHFGEEEELVPSHTIFFTGCTFSCVYCQNWDIATSPQSGTPALPEIVCEAIVRRNIEGARNVNFVGGDPTPHIPTILRILNRCNVNTPIIFNSNMYLSNEGMELLDGIVDLYLGDFRYGNDACAKKYSNVDRYWEVVTRNFMSAAADAEVLIRHLVLPGHLDCCTRPIMEWTAANMDRVRFNLMFQYHPSYRANLYPEIDRRLTHDEMAYATEMYNSLLAEP; encoded by the coding sequence GTGATTATCTACCCACCTGATTTAAATAAAGCTTTCGATGGACAGAGATCTAAATACGCAACCAAACCTAAATATACGATCAGATCGGATGGAAATAATATGAGCAGGAGAGGGCCACTTGAGCGTTACTTTGAGATCGTGAGAGGAAAGCGGGATGCTGCGTATCTTATGACAAAACAAACCATCATGGAGGATGGGAGAACGCTTCTTGACCATAAGCTTGCAGCAGCGGAAACAATGATGGAGAGCTGCCACCTATGTGAACGAAGGTGCAATGCAGACCGCAGGAGTGGAGAAGTTGGATACTGCGGTGTTGATGCCGTATCCAGGATTGCATCTGAGTTTCTTCATTTTGGTGAGGAGGAAGAACTTGTCCCATCCCACACGATCTTCTTTACAGGCTGCACATTCTCGTGTGTTTACTGTCAGAACTGGGATATTGCAACATCTCCACAGTCAGGCACACCAGCCCTCCCTGAAATTGTCTGTGAGGCGATTGTGCGGCGCAATATCGAGGGTGCAAGGAATGTTAACTTTGTTGGCGGCGATCCAACACCACACATCCCAACAATACTTCGGATTCTCAACCGCTGCAATGTAAACACACCCATCATCTTCAACTCAAATATGTATCTATCAAACGAGGGGATGGAACTGCTCGATGGTATCGTTGATCTGTATCTCGGTGATTTCAGGTATGGGAATGATGCCTGTGCAAAGAAATACTCAAATGTTGATCGATACTGGGAGGTTGTAACACGAAACTTCATGTCTGCAGCCGCAGATGCCGAGGTTCTCATCAGACATCTCGTTCTCCCAGGACATCTTGACTGCTGCACCCGTCCAATAATGGAGTGGACGGCAGCAAATATGGATAGAGTACGGTTCAATCTGATGTTTCAGTACCATCCATCTTACAGGGCAAATCTCTACCCTGAGATTGACAGGCGCCTCACACACGATGAGATGGCATATGCGACGGAGATGTATAACAGCTTACTTGCTGAACCATGA
- a CDS encoding Triphosphoribosyl-dephospho-CoA synthetase, giving the protein MRKKPESDPDLIAQAAQLAMLLEVSASPKAGNVDRCHDYPDTRYEDFLASSVAVYPVFRKAALKDTGVGKLIFEAVEASKRWHTGGNTHFGAFILLIPLVMAGGVQDLAKEIVRGTGWQDAIDFYRAFAIAGVRVGKVNDLNLGSQESLDRIREEKITLFDIFKISSSYDSVSAEWINGFERSFKYAWIVGTNVREYGMNDGIVLTFMQLLAEYPDTFIAMKSGNETALDISATASKLACEFDLDKIRSFDEELIERGINPGATADMIIASIFIALIKGWL; this is encoded by the coding sequence ATGAGAAAAAAACCAGAAAGTGATCCGGATCTGATCGCACAGGCAGCCCAGCTTGCGATGCTTCTTGAGGTATCTGCATCCCCAAAGGCTGGAAATGTTGATAGGTGCCACGACTACCCTGATACCAGGTATGAGGACTTTCTTGCATCCTCTGTCGCTGTATATCCTGTCTTTAGAAAAGCGGCATTAAAGGACACTGGGGTGGGAAAACTCATCTTTGAGGCGGTTGAAGCAAGTAAAAGGTGGCACACCGGCGGTAACACGCATTTTGGAGCGTTTATACTACTCATCCCACTTGTAATGGCAGGAGGGGTACAGGATCTTGCAAAAGAGATTGTTAGAGGCACTGGGTGGCAGGATGCCATAGATTTCTACCGTGCATTCGCTATCGCAGGTGTAAGGGTTGGAAAGGTCAATGATCTCAATCTTGGTAGCCAGGAGTCTCTTGATCGAATAAGGGAGGAAAAAATTACGCTCTTTGATATATTCAAGATCTCATCATCTTACGATTCGGTATCTGCTGAGTGGATAAACGGCTTTGAACGATCATTCAAATACGCGTGGATTGTTGGCACCAATGTCCGCGAGTACGGGATGAACGACGGTATTGTCCTAACATTCATGCAACTACTTGCGGAATATCCTGATACATTCATCGCGATGAAATCTGGAAATGAAACCGCACTCGATATCTCAGCGACTGCCTCAAAACTTGCCTGTGAGTTTGATCTTGATAAAATCAGGTCGTTCGATGAAGAACTCATTGAAAGAGGAATAAACCCTGGTGCCACGGCCGATATGATCATCGCATCCATATTTATAGCACTCATCAAGGGGTGGCTTTAG
- a CDS encoding octaprenyl-diphosphate synthase, protein MNPCEWEEKQLIENRLNRILDEIDDWPHNREIMQYIIRSGGKRTRSIIVLLTCELTGGDARDAVDAAVAVEFSHIASLIHDDILDAGKMRHGIPTIYEKYGLDQAILIGDFLISNSIFLGSTYDEAVIKDLALATMNMAEGEILDTASRTDPYFDEDKYYDLIEKKTASLFSAAASIGGRIGGASEKEVLMLKEIGTKAGIAYQILDDLLEFLNLEIDKHSSDASVTLPLILNKTMEEEEVKFECIERIRSLVGGCMDLINAFPESPARKRLIQVIEYMTLEQLKDECYL, encoded by the coding sequence TTGAATCCATGTGAATGGGAAGAGAAGCAGCTAATCGAGAATCGACTGAATCGCATTCTTGATGAGATCGATGACTGGCCCCACAACAGGGAAATCATGCAGTATATAATTCGTTCAGGTGGTAAACGAACCCGTTCAATCATCGTTCTCCTCACATGCGAGCTTACTGGTGGCGATGCACGTGATGCGGTCGATGCCGCGGTCGCGGTTGAGTTCTCGCATATCGCATCACTCATTCATGATGACATCCTCGATGCAGGCAAGATGCGGCATGGAATCCCAACGATTTACGAGAAGTACGGGCTCGATCAGGCGATATTGATCGGTGATTTTCTTATATCAAACTCAATCTTTCTTGGATCAACGTATGACGAGGCTGTGATAAAGGATCTTGCTCTGGCTACGATGAACATGGCAGAAGGAGAGATCCTCGATACAGCAAGCAGAACCGATCCATATTTTGACGAGGATAAATACTATGACCTGATAGAAAAAAAGACAGCCTCACTCTTCTCAGCTGCTGCCTCTATCGGTGGCAGAATCGGGGGTGCATCAGAGAAGGAGGTTTTAATGCTTAAGGAGATTGGCACAAAGGCAGGAATCGCATACCAGATCCTTGATGACCTTCTTGAATTTTTAAACCTTGAGATAGACAAACACTCAAGCGATGCATCCGTTACACTACCCCTAATTCTAAACAAAACGATGGAAGAGGAAGAAGTTAAATTTGAATGTATCGAGCGGATCAGGTCGCTTGTTGGTGGCTGCATGGATCTTATAAACGCGTTTCCAGAATCACCTGCTCGCAAACGCCTGATTCAGGTGATTGAGTACATGACCCTCGAACAGCTCAAAGATGAATGCTATCTCTGA
- a CDS encoding Ribonuclease H2, subunit A: MVVVAGVDEAGKGPVVGPMCVACVALEKADLHNLETLGIKDSKKISKKKREALAVEIKEITSWHVLEVGAQMIDELRKVMTMNEIVLKAHAQVINRIMPDEVYVDAADVNAQRFGLNLKKLLASPAKITSEHNADVKYLIVSAASIVAKVTRDNLMMKLEEELGCTIGSGYPADPESRAFVAEALKRQDESMLRVIRHSWKTVDKIRDSIHL; the protein is encoded by the coding sequence ATGGTAGTTGTTGCGGGCGTTGATGAGGCAGGAAAGGGACCTGTTGTTGGACCGATGTGTGTTGCGTGTGTTGCACTCGAAAAAGCAGATCTCCACAATCTTGAAACGCTTGGTATTAAAGATTCAAAGAAGATCTCAAAGAAGAAGCGTGAAGCGCTTGCCGTTGAGATCAAAGAGATCACATCATGGCACGTGCTTGAGGTTGGTGCTCAGATGATCGATGAACTGAGAAAAGTTATGACGATGAATGAGATCGTTTTAAAAGCACATGCACAGGTGATCAACAGGATCATGCCCGATGAAGTATATGTTGATGCTGCAGACGTAAATGCCCAGCGTTTTGGACTGAATCTCAAAAAGCTTCTCGCTTCTCCTGCAAAGATCACATCAGAGCACAACGCTGATGTAAAATATCTGATCGTATCTGCGGCATCGATTGTTGCAAAGGTCACAAGAGATAACCTGATGATGAAACTCGAAGAAGAGCTTGGATGCACGATCGGGAGTGGATACCCCGCGGATCCTGAAAGCCGCGCGTTTGTGGCTGAAGCACTGAAGCGTCAGGACGAGTCTATGTTGCGCGTCATCAGGCACTCATGGAAGACGGTTGATAAGATCAGAGATAGCATTCATCTTTGA
- a CDS encoding ADP-ribosylation/Crystallin J1, whose translation MGSRHFEGGLTGLAIGDALGMQVEGLSSYEFISDYGDARVDSVNYPLKAGQYTDDTLQMLILTDSILEAGGFDISSFTAALKSWGREIMNDLTLSRGIGPTSIDAIQKLLDGVHWEKSGGMNPTCGSAMRVAPIGLLYSHDLDLTAEMAAKSSIPTHRSDESIAGAVAVAVIIAGVASGIDILNAAKKAVDYAEAYSKKFSDKIRLAISLRDDPPEMVFKTIGTSILAIESVPAAIFAALHGRNFEDALLIAVNHGGDTDSIGAMTGAIRGTMHGLDGIPQRWLDGLEDCARITSYAKRLYALHEMIF comes from the coding sequence ATGGGCTCCAGACACTTCGAAGGCGGACTTACTGGACTCGCTATCGGTGACGCACTCGGAATGCAGGTTGAAGGTTTAAGCTCCTATGAGTTTATCAGTGATTATGGTGATGCAAGGGTTGATTCTGTGAATTACCCGCTCAAAGCAGGCCAGTACACCGATGATACGCTTCAGATGCTCATCCTCACCGATTCAATCCTTGAGGCAGGTGGGTTTGATATTTCATCCTTCACAGCAGCACTTAAATCATGGGGCAGGGAGATCATGAATGATCTGACCCTATCCCGTGGGATTGGACCAACCAGTATCGATGCGATCCAGAAACTACTCGATGGTGTACACTGGGAAAAATCAGGGGGCATGAATCCAACGTGTGGTTCTGCAATGAGGGTTGCACCGATAGGACTGCTTTATTCTCATGATCTTGATCTGACAGCCGAAATGGCGGCAAAATCGAGTATTCCAACACACAGAAGTGATGAATCAATTGCAGGAGCTGTTGCAGTGGCTGTTATTATTGCAGGGGTAGCTTCAGGGATTGATATATTAAATGCAGCAAAAAAAGCAGTAGATTATGCAGAAGCATACTCAAAAAAGTTTTCTGATAAGATTCGGCTTGCAATCTCGCTCAGAGACGATCCACCAGAGATGGTGTTTAAGACAATCGGGACGTCGATTCTCGCCATCGAGAGTGTTCCAGCCGCGATATTTGCTGCACTTCATGGGAGAAACTTCGAGGATGCGCTGCTCATTGCGGTTAATCATGGCGGTGATACCGATTCAATCGGGGCAATGACAGGTGCGATCAGAGGTACGATGCATGGTCTTGATGGCATACCACAGAGATGGCTCGATGGACTTGAGGATTGTGCCAGGATCACCAGCTATGCAAAAAGATTATATGCCTTGCATGAAATGATCTTCTGA
- a CDS encoding molybdenum cofactor biosynthesis protein B, which yields MSTPEEHRKGARERFDLSLITISTSKYFDRERDDLSGKLARAILEKAGHTVSSMIILPDQKDMIRRELLRLILSDTDAIITSGGTGLTPDDLTIETIAPLFKKEITGFGELFRRLSYEQIGTASMLSRAAAGVIEGKLIICLPGSPDAVKLALEEIIVPELPHLMRHISG from the coding sequence ATGAGTACGCCAGAAGAACACAGGAAAGGAGCGAGAGAGCGGTTTGACCTATCTCTGATCACGATATCAACTTCCAAGTACTTTGATCGTGAGCGTGATGACCTGTCAGGTAAACTTGCAAGAGCGATACTCGAGAAAGCTGGGCACACGGTTTCATCAATGATTATTCTGCCTGATCAGAAAGATATGATCAGACGTGAGCTGCTCCGACTTATATTATCTGATACAGATGCAATCATAACAAGCGGAGGCACAGGACTTACCCCCGATGATCTCACGATCGAGACGATCGCACCACTCTTCAAGAAAGAGATCACTGGTTTTGGTGAGCTATTCAGGAGATTGAGCTATGAGCAAATCGGTACAGCCTCAATGCTTTCGCGTGCTGCTGCTGGTGTGATCGAAGGGAAGCTGATCATCTGCCTGCCTGGCTCACCAGATGCGGTAAAACTCGCGCTCGAAGAGATAATCGTGCCAGAGCTTCCTCACCTGATGCGCCACATATCAGGGTAG
- a CDS encoding cationic amino acid transporter, producing MEEVELSRDMGLFHITMIGIGAMIGAGIFVLTGIAAGIAGPGFILAFLLNGIIAGLTAMAYAELGSCMAEAGGGYVWIKRSLPNPLGFLSGWMDWFAHCIACSLYSLGFGAYFVILLEMAGVNFMGIDKGILIKVFAVIICAFFAYINFKGASQTGKAESVVTMIKIIILVMFIGFGVLAIIRNGDYTNFTPLFPKGFFAVFTAMGLTYIAFEGYEIIAQAGEEVVNPKKNIPRAIFISLLIVIPLYLLVGFVAIGATHIEGMETYLYLGQSGETAMVEAAKTFMPAGALILLIGGLMSTVSALNATIYSSSRVSFAMGRDHDLPEVFGRIHNRTRTPHISIFISATLIILMAILLPIEDVASAAGIFFLLIFIGVNIAMIRIRKQMPELDRGFITPLFPFIPLFAIIAQLFIAAYLFGYSPVAWYTAFFWIIIGVIAFYLYPVKKEREEIEAQIVYEEKEIEKRPYRILVPIANPETVKDLITLASIIAREKDGEILAMAVIKVPEQLPVSSGREFVDEKKPIIQDAVEACPDDIPINTLIRVGHSIPRAITETAKTRNCDLIILGWRGWTWRQERILGSTIDPVVIHAPCDVIIARFRDFVPEMVKTILVPTIGGVHANFAYEIAKIFERAGGRIRAVRIVKDLKEEKTHITEDEMDIELIRAPSVRAKLIELSKESDLLVIGATEEPIFKRLVFGIVPETVARSADCTVIMVKRYENKVVSILKRWLG from the coding sequence ATGGAAGAGGTTGAATTGAGCCGTGATATGGGGCTTTTCCATATCACGATGATCGGTATCGGTGCGATGATCGGGGCCGGAATATTTGTTCTGACCGGTATTGCAGCGGGTATCGCAGGACCTGGTTTCATACTCGCGTTTCTTTTAAATGGCATCATCGCAGGCTTAACCGCGATGGCATACGCAGAGCTTGGTTCGTGTATGGCAGAGGCAGGTGGCGGGTATGTATGGATAAAACGGTCACTGCCGAATCCACTTGGATTCTTAAGCGGATGGATGGATTGGTTCGCACACTGCATCGCCTGCAGCCTCTATTCACTCGGATTTGGTGCGTATTTTGTTATTCTTCTGGAGATGGCAGGCGTAAACTTCATGGGAATAGATAAAGGAATTCTAATAAAGGTTTTTGCAGTTATTATCTGCGCATTTTTTGCATACATCAATTTTAAGGGTGCATCTCAGACAGGAAAAGCAGAAAGCGTTGTTACAATGATAAAAATTATAATTCTCGTTATGTTCATCGGATTTGGCGTCCTCGCAATTATAAGAAACGGAGATTATACAAATTTCACGCCCCTCTTCCCTAAAGGATTTTTCGCGGTCTTCACAGCGATGGGATTGACCTACATTGCCTTTGAAGGCTATGAGATAATCGCCCAGGCAGGGGAAGAGGTTGTAAACCCAAAGAAGAATATCCCCAGAGCGATATTTATATCACTTTTAATTGTAATTCCGTTATATCTGCTCGTTGGATTTGTCGCTATCGGTGCAACCCATATTGAGGGGATGGAAACATATCTATATCTTGGCCAGAGTGGTGAGACAGCGATGGTTGAAGCCGCAAAGACTTTTATGCCCGCGGGTGCGCTGATTCTTCTGATAGGCGGCCTCATGTCGACTGTCTCAGCGCTCAATGCAACGATTTATTCATCCTCCCGTGTCTCGTTTGCGATGGGGCGGGATCATGATCTCCCTGAAGTTTTTGGCAGAATTCACAACAGAACACGCACCCCCCATATTTCTATTTTCATATCAGCCACACTGATAATCCTGATGGCGATCCTCCTGCCAATCGAGGATGTAGCGTCTGCAGCAGGTATATTTTTCCTCCTTATTTTCATTGGAGTCAATATCGCCATGATACGAATAAGAAAACAGATGCCAGAACTTGATCGAGGATTTATAACGCCCTTATTTCCATTTATCCCGTTATTTGCAATCATAGCTCAGCTTTTCATTGCAGCCTATCTCTTTGGCTACAGCCCTGTTGCCTGGTACACCGCGTTTTTCTGGATCATAATCGGTGTGATTGCATTCTATCTCTATCCTGTGAAGAAGGAGCGTGAGGAGATCGAAGCACAGATTGTATATGAAGAAAAGGAGATCGAGAAGAGACCTTATCGAATCCTTGTTCCAATTGCAAACCCTGAAACCGTAAAGGATCTGATAACGCTTGCATCGATCATCGCAAGAGAGAAAGATGGTGAGATACTTGCAATGGCAGTCATAAAGGTCCCTGAGCAACTTCCGGTATCAAGCGGCAGAGAGTTCGTGGATGAGAAGAAACCGATCATACAGGATGCAGTAGAGGCATGTCCTGATGATATACCAATAAATACCCTGATCAGGGTGGGACACAGCATTCCCAGGGCAATTACAGAAACTGCGAAGACAAGAAATTGCGATCTCATAATACTCGGATGGAGGGGCTGGACGTGGCGGCAGGAGCGTATACTGGGGAGCACAATCGATCCCGTTGTTATTCATGCACCCTGCGATGTTATCATCGCCAGGTTCAGGGATTTTGTACCAGAGATGGTAAAAACGATACTTGTTCCAACCATAGGCGGTGTACATGCCAACTTTGCCTATGAGATCGCCAAAATTTTTGAGCGTGCAGGTGGCAGGATAAGAGCCGTGCGAATTGTGAAAGATCTGAAAGAAGAAAAGACACACATCACCGAGGATGAAATGGATATTGAGCTTATTCGTGCACCATCTGTTCGAGCCAAGCTTATTGAGCTATCAAAAGAGTCTGATCTGCTCGTGATTGGAGCAACAGAGGAACCGATCTTTAAACGCCTGGTATTCGGCATTGTTCCTGAAACTGTTGCACGTTCGGCAGACTGCACGGTGATCATGGTCAAACGGTATGAGAATAAGGTTGTATCGATCCTCAAGCGCTGGCTTGGCTGA
- a CDS encoding Cell division protein SepF, with the protein MSKGFLNKLLDPHARTREEEYIDLDLAEYEEILDEEPAALFVKLAELTGVNDLPEIKKEVYNGNIVIVDISLIKNDKITMDRTTKELKQVVADIKGDIAMTEHDLVIVTPSNVRVDRKKLVRKY; encoded by the coding sequence ATGTCTAAAGGATTCTTGAATAAGTTATTAGATCCACATGCGCGAACGAGAGAGGAAGAGTACATCGATCTGGATCTTGCTGAGTACGAGGAGATTCTTGATGAAGAACCTGCTGCACTCTTTGTCAAACTTGCAGAGTTGACAGGCGTGAACGACCTCCCGGAGATCAAGAAAGAGGTGTATAACGGTAATATCGTAATTGTAGATATCTCACTTATCAAGAATGATAAGATCACGATGGACAGGACGACCAAAGAGCTTAAGCAGGTTGTGGCAGATATAAAGGGAGATATAGCGATGACAGAGCATGATCTGGTGATCGTAACGCCTTCAAATGTCAGGGTTGATCGGAAGAAACTTGTCAGAAAGTACTGA